A single Pseudomonas sp. HN11 DNA region contains:
- the rplA gene encoding 50S ribosomal protein L1 produces MAKLTKRQKAIAGKIEAGKAYNFVDAAALLTELSTVKFSESVDVAVNLGVDPRKSDQVVRSATVLPHGTGKTVRVAVFTQGPAAEAALAAGADRVGMDDLAAEMKGGDLNYDVVIASPDAMRVVGQLGQILGPRGLMPNPKVGTVTPDVATAVKNAKAGQVRYRTDKNGIIHTSVGKVGFDAVKLKENVEALIADLKRIKPASSKGIYVKRVTLSTTMGPGLVIDQGSLDV; encoded by the coding sequence ATGGCTAAGCTGACCAAGCGCCAAAAGGCTATCGCCGGCAAAATCGAAGCAGGCAAGGCCTACAACTTTGTAGACGCCGCTGCCCTGCTGACCGAGCTGTCGACTGTCAAGTTCAGCGAGTCCGTTGACGTTGCTGTAAACCTGGGTGTTGACCCACGTAAATCCGACCAGGTCGTTCGTAGCGCAACTGTGCTGCCACACGGTACTGGCAAGACTGTACGTGTAGCTGTCTTCACCCAAGGCCCGGCAGCTGAAGCTGCTCTGGCCGCCGGTGCCGACCGCGTTGGCATGGACGACCTGGCTGCCGAAATGAAAGGCGGCGACCTGAACTATGACGTAGTTATTGCTTCCCCGGATGCAATGCGCGTTGTAGGTCAGTTGGGTCAGATCCTGGGTCCACGTGGTCTGATGCCTAACCCGAAAGTCGGCACCGTAACCCCAGACGTAGCCACCGCGGTTAAAAACGCCAAGGCTGGTCAGGTTCGTTATCGCACTGACAAAAACGGCATCATTCACACCTCCGTTGGCAAAGTCGGCTTCGATGCCGTCAAGCTGAAGGAAAACGTTGAAGCCCTGATCGCTGATCTGAAGCGTATCAAGCCAGCTTCCTCGAAAGGTATCTACGTCAAGCGCGTTACCCTGAGCACCACTATGGGCCCAGGTCTGGTCATCGACCAAGGTTCACTGGACGTATAA
- the rpoB gene encoding DNA-directed RNA polymerase subunit beta: MAYSYTEKKRIRKDFSKLPDVMDVPYLLAIQLDSYREFLQAGATKDQFRDVGLHAAFKSVFPIISYSGNAALEYVGYRLGEPAFDVKECVLRGVTYAVPLRVKVRLIIFDKESSNKAIKDIKEQEVYMGEIPLMTENGTFVINGTERVIVSQLHRSPGVFFDHDRGKTHSSGKLLYSARIIPYRGSWLDFEFDPKDCVFVRIDRRRKLPASVLLRALGYTTEQVLDAFYTTNVFSLKDETLKLELIASRLRGEIAVLDIQDEKGKVIVEAGRRITARHINQIEKAGIKELEVPLDYVLGRTTAKVIVHPATGEILAECNTELNTEILAKIAKAQVVRIETLYTNDIDCGPFISDTLKIDSTSNQLEALVEIYRMMRPGEPPTKDAAETLFNNLFFSPERYDLSAVGRMKFNRRIGRTEIEGSGVLCKEDIVAVLKTLVDIRNGKGIVDDIDHLGNRRVRCVGEMAENQFRVGLVRVERAVKERLSMAESEGLMPQDLINAKPVAAAVKEFFGSSQLSQFMDQNNPLSEITHKRRVSALGPGGLTRERAGFEVRDVHPTHYGRVCPIETPEGPNIGLINSLAAYARTNQYGFLESPYRVVKDALVTDEIVFLSAIEEADHVIAQASATMNDKKVLIDELVAVRHLNEFTVKAPEDVTLMDVSPKQVVSVAASLIPFLEHDDANRALMGSNMQRQAVPTLRADKPLVGTGMERNVARDSGVCVVARRGGVIDSVDASRIVVRVADDEVETGEAGVDIYNLTKYTRSNQNTCINQRPLVSKGDRVQRSDIMADGPSTDMGELALGQNMRIAFMAWNGFNFEDSICLSERVVQEDRFTTIHIQELTCVARDTKLGPEEITADIPNVGEAALNKLDEAGIVYVGAEVGAGDILVGKVTPKGETQLTPEEKLLRAIFGEKASDVKDTSLRVPTGTKGTVIDVQVFTRDGVERDARALSIEKTQLDEIRKDLNEEFRIVEGATFERLRSALVGHKAEGGAGLKKGQDITDEILDGLEHGQWFKLRMAEDALNEQLEKAQAYIVDRRRLLDDKFEDKKRKLQQGDDLAPGVLKIVKVYLAIRRRIQPGDKMAGRHGNKGVVSVIMPVEDMPHDANGTPVDVVLNPLGVPSRMNVGQILETHLGLAAKGLGEKINRMIEEQRKVADLRKFLHEIYNEIGGRNEELDTFSDQEILDLAKNLRGGVPMATPVFDGAKESEIKAMLKLADLPESGQMQLFDGRTGNKFERPVTVGYMYMLKLNHLVDDKMHARSTGSYSLVTQQPLGGKAQFGGQRFGEMEVWALEAYGAAYTLQEMLTVKSDDVNGRTKMYKNIVDGDHRMEPGMPESFNVLIKEIRSLGIDIDLETE, from the coding sequence ATGGCTTACTCATATACTGAGAAAAAACGTATCCGCAAGGACTTTAGCAAGTTGCCGGACGTCATGGATGTCCCGTACCTTCTGGCTATCCAGCTGGATTCGTATCGTGAATTCTTGCAGGCGGGAGCGACCAAAGATCAGTTCCGCGACGTGGGCCTGCATGCGGCCTTCAAATCCGTTTTCCCGATCATCAGCTACTCCGGCAATGCTGCGCTGGAGTACGTCGGTTATCGCCTGGGCGAACCGGCATTTGATGTCAAAGAATGCGTGTTGCGCGGTGTTACTTACGCCGTACCTTTGCGGGTAAAAGTGCGCCTGATCATTTTCGACAAAGAATCGTCGAACAAAGCGATCAAGGACATCAAAGAGCAAGAAGTCTACATGGGCGAAATCCCATTGATGACTGAGAACGGTACCTTCGTTATCAACGGTACCGAACGTGTGATCGTTTCCCAGCTGCACCGTTCCCCGGGCGTGTTCTTCGACCACGACCGCGGCAAGACGCACAGCTCCGGCAAGCTCCTGTACTCCGCGCGGATCATTCCGTACCGCGGTTCGTGGTTGGACTTCGAGTTCGACCCGAAAGACTGCGTGTTCGTGCGTATCGACCGTCGTCGCAAGCTGCCGGCATCGGTACTGCTGCGCGCACTCGGCTATACCACTGAGCAAGTGCTGGACGCCTTCTATACCACCAACGTATTCAGCCTGAAGGATGAAACCCTCAAGCTGGAACTGATCGCTTCGCGTCTGCGTGGTGAAATTGCCGTCCTGGATATCCAGGATGAAAAGGGCAAGGTCATTGTTGAAGCTGGCCGTCGTATCACTGCGCGCCACATCAACCAGATCGAAAAAGCCGGTATCAAAGAGCTGGAAGTGCCTCTGGACTACGTCCTGGGCCGCACTACCGCCAAGGTCATCGTTCACCCGGCTACAGGCGAAATCCTGGCTGAGTGCAACACCGAGCTGAACACCGAGATCCTGGCCAAGATCGCCAAGGCTCAGGTCGTTCGCATCGAGACCCTGTACACCAACGACATCGACTGCGGTCCGTTCATCTCCGACACTCTTAAGATCGACTCCACCAGCAACCAATTGGAAGCGCTGGTCGAGATCTATCGCATGATGCGTCCTGGTGAGCCACCAACCAAAGACGCCGCCGAAACCCTGTTCAACAACCTGTTCTTCAGCCCTGAGCGCTATGACCTGTCTGCGGTCGGCCGGATGAAGTTCAACCGTCGTATCGGTCGTACCGAGATCGAAGGTTCGGGCGTGCTGTGCAAGGAAGACATCGTCGCGGTACTGAAGACCCTGGTCGACATCCGTAACGGTAAAGGCATCGTCGATGACATCGACCACCTGGGTAACCGTCGTGTTCGCTGCGTAGGCGAAATGGCCGAGAACCAGTTCCGCGTAGGCCTGGTGCGGGTTGAGCGTGCGGTCAAAGAGCGTCTGTCGATGGCTGAAAGCGAAGGCCTGATGCCGCAAGACCTGATCAACGCCAAGCCAGTGGCTGCGGCGGTGAAAGAGTTCTTCGGTTCCAGCCAGCTTTCCCAGTTCATGGACCAGAACAACCCGCTCTCCGAGATCACTCACAAGCGCCGTGTTTCCGCACTGGGCCCGGGCGGTCTGACCCGTGAGCGTGCTGGCTTTGAAGTCCGTGACGTACACCCGACGCACTACGGTCGTGTTTGCCCGATCGAAACGCCGGAAGGTCCGAACATCGGTCTGATCAACTCCCTGGCCGCCTATGCGCGCACCAACCAGTACGGTTTCCTTGAGAGCCCGTACCGTGTGGTGAAAGACGCCCTGGTCACCGACGAGATCGTGTTCCTGTCCGCCATCGAAGAAGCTGATCACGTGATCGCCCAGGCTTCGGCCACGATGAACGACAAGAAAGTCCTGATCGACGAACTGGTAGCTGTTCGTCACTTGAACGAGTTCACCGTCAAGGCGCCGGAAGACGTCACCCTGATGGACGTATCGCCGAAGCAGGTAGTTTCGGTTGCGGCGTCGCTGATCCCGTTCCTGGAGCACGATGACGCCAACCGTGCGTTGATGGGTTCCAACATGCAGCGTCAGGCTGTACCGACCCTGCGCGCCGATAAGCCGCTGGTAGGTACCGGCATGGAGCGTAACGTAGCCCGTGACTCCGGCGTTTGCGTCGTGGCTCGTCGTGGCGGCGTGATCGACTCCGTTGATGCCAGCCGTATCGTGGTTCGTGTTGCCGATGACGAAGTGGAAACTGGCGAAGCCGGTGTCGACATCTACAACCTGACCAAATACACCCGCTCGAACCAGAACACCTGCATCAACCAGCGTCCGCTGGTGAGCAAAGGTGATCGCGTTCAGCGTAGCGACATCATGGCCGACGGCCCGTCCACCGACATGGGTGAACTGGCACTGGGTCAGAACATGCGCATCGCGTTCATGGCATGGAACGGCTTCAACTTCGAAGACTCCATCTGCCTGTCCGAGCGTGTTGTTCAGGAAGACCGTTTCACCACGATCCACATTCAGGAACTGACCTGTGTGGCACGTGACACCAAGCTTGGGCCTGAGGAAATCACTGCAGACATCCCGAACGTGGGTGAAGCTGCACTGAACAAACTGGACGAAGCCGGTATCGTTTACGTAGGTGCTGAAGTAGGCGCAGGCGACATCCTGGTCGGTAAGGTCACTCCGAAAGGCGAGACCCAACTGACGCCGGAAGAGAAGCTGTTGCGTGCCATCTTCGGTGAAAAAGCCAGCGACGTTAAAGACACTTCCCTGCGTGTGCCTACCGGTACCAAAGGTACTGTCATCGACGTACAGGTCTTCACTCGTGACGGCGTTGAGCGTGATGCTCGTGCATTGTCCATCGAGAAGACCCAGCTCGACGAGATCCGCAAGGATCTGAACGAGGAGTTCCGTATCGTTGAAGGTGCGACCTTCGAACGTCTGCGCTCCGCCCTGGTAGGCCACAAGGCTGAAGGCGGCGCAGGTCTGAAGAAAGGTCAGGACATCACCGACGAAATCCTCGATGGTCTTGAGCACGGCCAGTGGTTCAAACTGCGCATGGCTGAAGACGCTCTGAACGAGCAGCTCGAGAAGGCTCAGGCCTACATCGTTGATCGTCGCCGTCTGCTGGACGACAAGTTCGAAGACAAGAAGCGCAAACTGCAGCAGGGCGATGACCTGGCTCCAGGCGTGCTGAAAATCGTCAAGGTTTACCTGGCAATCCGTCGTCGCATCCAGCCGGGCGACAAGATGGCCGGTCGTCACGGTAACAAAGGTGTGGTCTCCGTGATCATGCCGGTTGAAGACATGCCGCACGATGCCAATGGCACCCCGGTCGACGTCGTCCTCAACCCGTTGGGCGTACCTTCGCGTATGAACGTTGGTCAGATCCTTGAAACCCACCTGGGCCTCGCGGCCAAAGGTCTGGGCGAGAAGATCAACCGTATGATCGAAGAGCAGCGCAAGGTCGCAGACCTGCGCAAGTTCCTGCACGAGATCTACAACGAGATCGGCGGTCGCAACGAAGAGCTGGATACCTTCTCCGACCAGGAAATCCTGGACCTGGCGAAGAACCTGCGTGGCGGCGTTCCAATGGCTACTCCGGTGTTCGACGGTGCCAAGGAAAGCGAAATCAAGGCCATGCTGAAACTGGCAGACCTGCCAGAAAGCGGCCAGATGCAGCTGTTCGACGGCCGTACCGGCAACAAGTTCGAGCGCCCGGTTACTGTTGGCTACATGTACATGCTGAAGCTGAACCACTTGGTAGACGACAAGATGCACGCTCGTTCTACCGGTTCGTACAGCCTCGTTACCCAGCAGCCGCTGGGTGGTAAGGCTCAGTTCGGTGGTCAGCGTTTCGGGGAGATGGAGGTCTGGGCACTGGAAGCATACGGTGCTGCTTACACTCTGCAAGAAATGCTCACAGTGAAGTCGGACGATGTGAACGGTCGTACCAAGATGTACAAAAACATCGTGGACGGCGATCACCGTATGGAGCCGGGCATGCCCGAGTCCTTCAACGTGTTGATCAAAGAAATTCGTTCCCTCGGCATCGATATCGATCTGGAAACCGAATAA
- the rplL gene encoding 50S ribosomal protein L7/L12 — protein MSISQDDILNAVAEMSVLQVVELIKAFEEKFGVSAAAASAGPAVAAVAAEEQTEFNVMLLEAGDKKVNVIKAVRELTGLGLKEAKAVVDGAPAQVLEAVAKDAADKAKAVLEEAGAKVELK, from the coding sequence ATGTCTATCTCCCAAGACGATATCCTCAACGCCGTAGCTGAAATGTCGGTTCTGCAGGTTGTTGAGCTGATCAAAGCTTTCGAAGAAAAATTCGGCGTTTCCGCTGCTGCTGCTTCCGCTGGCCCAGCTGTTGCTGCTGTCGCTGCTGAAGAGCAAACCGAATTCAACGTCATGCTGCTGGAAGCTGGCGATAAGAAAGTAAACGTGATCAAGGCAGTACGTGAACTGACCGGTCTGGGCCTGAAAGAAGCCAAGGCTGTAGTTGACGGCGCTCCTGCCCAGGTTCTGGAAGCTGTGGCCAAAGACGCAGCTGACAAAGCCAAAGCAGTACTGGAAGAAGCAGGCGCTAAAGTCGAGCTGAAGTAA
- the birA gene encoding bifunctional biotin--[acetyl-CoA-carboxylase] ligase/biotin operon repressor BirA, translating to MLTLLKLLKDGRFHSGEALGAALGVSRSAVWKQLKHLEAELNLPIHKVRGKGYQLASPLVFLSAENIALNAPSLAWPVHISDSIDSTNAEALRLVDAGCAAPFLVLAEQQTAGRGRRGRKWISPFAQNVYYSLVLRIESGLRQLEGLSLVVGLAVMQALRESGVQGAALKWPNDVLVEQKKIAGILLELVGDPADICHVVLGIGINVNMQKADEVDQQWTSVQLQTGSPVNRNTLVAQLGLQLQSYLERHRAGGFVALKDEWEQNHAWQGRPVSLIAGVSQIDGVVLGVDRQGALRLSVEGVEKIYSGGELSLRLRDDS from the coding sequence ATGCTGACGCTGTTAAAACTTCTGAAAGACGGTCGATTCCACTCGGGAGAAGCACTTGGGGCTGCCCTAGGCGTCAGTCGCAGTGCTGTCTGGAAGCAACTCAAGCACCTAGAGGCGGAATTGAATCTGCCCATACATAAGGTTCGAGGTAAGGGGTATCAGCTAGCATCACCGCTGGTGTTCTTAAGTGCTGAAAATATTGCGCTGAATGCGCCATCGTTGGCTTGGCCCGTTCATATCTCTGACTCCATTGACTCTACGAATGCCGAGGCTTTGCGGCTGGTGGATGCCGGATGCGCGGCACCGTTTCTGGTACTTGCTGAGCAACAGACGGCGGGAAGAGGCAGGAGAGGGCGAAAGTGGATCAGTCCATTTGCACAAAACGTTTATTACAGTCTTGTGTTGCGTATTGAGTCGGGTCTGCGGCAGTTGGAGGGGTTAAGTCTTGTTGTGGGCTTAGCAGTCATGCAGGCCTTGCGAGAGTCAGGTGTGCAGGGGGCGGCGTTGAAATGGCCAAACGACGTACTGGTTGAGCAGAAGAAAATTGCCGGGATTTTGCTGGAGTTGGTAGGAGACCCCGCTGATATCTGCCACGTTGTCCTCGGCATAGGCATTAACGTGAATATGCAAAAGGCTGACGAAGTGGACCAGCAATGGACTTCGGTGCAGCTACAGACGGGTTCTCCGGTGAATCGCAACACCCTGGTGGCGCAATTGGGGTTGCAGCTGCAAAGCTACCTCGAGCGGCACCGGGCGGGTGGTTTTGTCGCACTCAAAGATGAGTGGGAGCAGAATCACGCTTGGCAGGGGCGGCCGGTGTCCCTTATCGCGGGTGTCAGCCAAATCGATGGAGTTGTACTGGGTGTAGACCGCCAGGGGGCACTGCGCTTGAGCGTTGAAGGTGTTGAGAAAATATACAGTGGTGGTGAGTTAAGCCTGAGGTTGCGTGATGATTCTTGA
- the rplJ gene encoding 50S ribosomal protein L10 gives MAINLEDKKAIVAEVNEAAKAALSAVVADARGVTVGAMTGLRKEAREAGVYVRVVRNTLLKRAVADTEYSVLNDVFTGPTLIAFSKEHPGAAARLFKEFAKSQEKFEIKAAAFEGKFLAANQIDVLATLPTRDEAISQLMSVIQGATSKLARTLAAVREQKEAAAA, from the coding sequence GTGGCAATTAATCTCGAAGACAAGAAGGCCATCGTCGCTGAAGTCAACGAGGCTGCCAAAGCTGCTCTGTCCGCTGTCGTGGCTGATGCCCGTGGTGTGACAGTAGGCGCTATGACCGGACTCCGTAAAGAGGCTCGTGAAGCTGGCGTATACGTACGTGTTGTACGTAACACTCTGCTCAAGCGCGCTGTTGCTGACACTGAATACAGTGTCCTCAACGACGTGTTCACCGGCCCGACTCTGATCGCGTTCTCCAAAGAACATCCAGGCGCTGCTGCCCGTTTGTTCAAGGAATTCGCCAAGAGTCAGGAAAAGTTCGAGATCAAGGCAGCTGCGTTCGAGGGCAAGTTCCTCGCAGCTAACCAAATCGACGTACTGGCAACACTGCCGACCCGCGACGAAGCCATTTCGCAGCTGATGAGCGTGATTCAAGGCGCTACCAGCAAGCTGGCTCGTACTCTGGCCGCAGTTCGCGAGCAAAAAGAAGCCGCCGCAGCCTAA
- the nusG gene encoding transcription termination/antitermination protein NusG: protein MAKRWYVVHAYSGYEKHVMRSLLERVKLAGMEDGFGEILVPTEEVVEMRNGQKRKSERKFFPGYVLVQMDMNEGTWHLVKDTPRVMGFIGGTADKPAPITDKEAEAILRRVADGSDKPKPKTLFEPGEVVRVTDGPFADFNGTVEEVNYEKSRIQVAVLIFGRSTPVELEFSQVEKV, encoded by the coding sequence GTGGCTAAGCGTTGGTACGTTGTGCATGCTTACTCGGGTTACGAGAAGCATGTTATGCGCTCTTTGCTGGAGCGCGTAAAGCTGGCAGGCATGGAAGATGGCTTCGGCGAAATTCTGGTTCCCACTGAAGAAGTGGTTGAAATGCGGAATGGCCAGAAGCGCAAAAGCGAACGCAAGTTCTTCCCTGGCTATGTGCTGGTTCAGATGGATATGAATGAGGGTACTTGGCACTTGGTCAAGGATACTCCTCGTGTCATGGGTTTCATTGGCGGTACTGCTGATAAGCCTGCTCCTATCACTGACAAAGAAGCAGAAGCGATTCTGCGCCGCGTTGCTGATGGCAGCGACAAGCCTAAGCCGAAGACGTTGTTCGAGCCGGGTGAGGTTGTTCGCGTCACAGATGGTCCGTTTGCTGATTTTAACGGCACTGTCGAAGAAGTTAACTACGAAAAGAGCCGAATCCAAGTGGCAGTGCTCATTTTCGGTCGCTCTACTCCGGTAGAGTTGGAGTTCAGCCAGGTCGAGAAGGTCTAG
- a CDS encoding pantothenate kinase, translating to MILELDCGNSFIKWRVLDDNSANASSEGVVGSDLALIESLVALPGLLLTRCRLVSVRALEETSKLVAALHEAFGVAVSCATPAREMAGVRNGYEDFERLGLDRWLAMLGGFKLARGACLVLDFGTAATADFIAADGEHLGGFICPGMPLMRNQLRTHTRKIRYDDAAAERALERLSPGRTTVEAVERGCMLMLRGFVLTQLELARSYWGNDFTVFLTGGDADLVADAAPQARLVPDLVFVGLAMACPLS from the coding sequence ATGATTCTTGAGCTCGACTGTGGGAATAGCTTCATCAAATGGCGTGTGCTTGATGACAATAGCGCGAACGCCTCGTCAGAAGGGGTTGTTGGTTCGGACCTGGCGTTGATTGAGAGTCTCGTAGCGCTTCCTGGATTGTTGCTGACGCGCTGCCGACTGGTGAGCGTTCGTGCCCTGGAAGAAACAAGCAAGCTGGTCGCGGCCCTGCATGAAGCTTTCGGCGTTGCCGTTTCCTGCGCTACTCCCGCGCGTGAGATGGCCGGCGTGCGCAATGGCTACGAAGATTTTGAGCGTCTGGGTCTTGATCGCTGGTTGGCTATGCTGGGTGGATTCAAGCTGGCGCGCGGCGCGTGCCTGGTACTTGATTTCGGTACGGCAGCGACAGCCGATTTTATCGCGGCCGATGGTGAGCACCTTGGTGGTTTCATTTGCCCAGGTATGCCCCTCATGCGCAATCAGCTGCGAACTCATACACGCAAGATACGTTACGACGATGCGGCGGCTGAAAGGGCGCTGGAGCGCCTCTCTCCAGGTCGTACGACCGTAGAGGCGGTGGAGCGAGGTTGTATGCTTATGCTCAGAGGGTTTGTACTGACTCAGTTGGAGTTGGCACGAAGCTACTGGGGGAATGATTTCACTGTATTCCTCACCGGAGGAGACGCCGATTTGGTGGCAGATGCAGCGCCGCAGGCCCGACTCGTTCCAGATCTGGTTTTTGTTGGTTTGGCGATGGCTTGTCCTTTGTCCTGA
- the rplK gene encoding 50S ribosomal protein L11: MAKKITAYIKLQVKAAQANPSPPVGPALGQHGVNIMEFCKAFNARTQGLEPGLPTPVIITVYSDRSFTFETKSTPASVLLKKAAGLTSGSARPNTVKVGTVTRAQLEEIAKTKNADLTAADMDAAVRTIAGSARSMGLNVEGV; encoded by the coding sequence ATGGCCAAGAAGATTACCGCTTACATCAAGCTGCAAGTGAAGGCCGCTCAGGCCAACCCTAGCCCACCCGTCGGTCCAGCTCTGGGTCAGCACGGCGTGAACATCATGGAATTCTGCAAGGCCTTCAACGCCCGTACTCAGGGTCTTGAGCCGGGTCTGCCGACTCCAGTGATCATCACTGTATACAGCGACCGTAGCTTCACTTTCGAAACCAAGTCGACCCCGGCTTCGGTTCTGTTGAAGAAAGCTGCTGGTCTGACTAGCGGTTCCGCTCGTCCGAACACCGTTAAGGTTGGCACCGTAACTCGTGCTCAGCTGGAAGAAATCGCGAAAACCAAAAACGCGGATCTGACTGCAGCTGATATGGATGCAGCCGTGCGTACCATCGCCGGTTCTGCTCGTAGCATGGGCCTTAACGTGGAGGGTGTGTAA
- the secE gene encoding preprotein translocase subunit SecE, producing the protein MTPKAEAQSSRFDLVKWLAVVALVVVGVVGNQYYSASPILYRVLALLALAAVAAFVGLQTAKGKSFAVLVKEARTEIRKVVWPTRQETTQTTLIVVAVVLVMALLLWGLDSLLGWLVSLIVG; encoded by the coding sequence ATGACTCCTAAGGCTGAAGCTCAAAGCTCTCGTTTCGATCTGGTCAAGTGGCTCGCTGTGGTTGCCTTGGTGGTCGTAGGCGTTGTTGGCAATCAGTACTATTCTGCTTCGCCGATCCTGTACCGCGTGCTCGCTTTGCTTGCTCTTGCTGCTGTAGCTGCCTTTGTAGGCCTGCAGACTGCTAAAGGCAAGTCGTTCGCAGTCCTGGTAAAGGAAGCTCGCACCGAAATACGTAAAGTCGTTTGGCCGACTCGCCAAGAAACCACGCAGACCACGTTGATAGTTGTGGCTGTTGTTCTGGTTATGGCGTTGCTGTTGTGGGGGCTTGATTCCCTGCTCGGCTGGCTTGTTTCCTTGATTGTTGGCTAA